A DNA window from Budorcas taxicolor isolate Tak-1 chromosome 14, Takin1.1, whole genome shotgun sequence contains the following coding sequences:
- the LOC128059217 gene encoding uncharacterized protein LOC128059217, whose product MPARLLQKSADSRVPASFAEPREAAAFRRCHCARIRGQRSSSAGWRLLSGTVSFIVTSMETERPKAATAHLPWSWEDTLRKLRSQQYRPNVVREEGEEWEELEKLEWEEGSKNRRRKERREKRKKYLSIAVQAVLLAGFCPGPDLVYCKKGAWGSPRASGWGCVTLNALHELGRLPEVSLPGENWLHAPYLFLRSSALPGS is encoded by the exons ATGCCAGCGAGGCTGCTGC AAAAGTCAGCAGACTCTAGGGTCCCCGCCTCCTTTGCAGAGCCCCGTGAAGCAGCTGCCTTTCGGCGGTGTCACTGTGCAAGAATCCGAGGGCAAAGAAGCAGCTCAGCGGGCTGGAGGCTTCTTTCTGGGACGGTCAGTTTCATTGTCACCAGCATGGAGACAGAGAGACCTAAAGCAGCAACTGCTCATCTTCCTTGGTCCTGGGAAGACACACTGAGGAAG CTTCGCTCCCAGCAGTACCGACCGAATGTTGTAAGAGAAGAGGGTGAGGAATGGGAGGAACTAGAAAAATTAGAGTGGGAAGAAGGAAGCAAGAACAGAAGACGAAAAGAAAGacgggagaaaaggaagaaatatttgtCTATTGCGGTTCAAGCAGTGCTGCTGGCTGGCTTCTGTCCTGGCCCTGATCTCGTTTA TTGTAAGAAGGGAGCTTG GGGTTCCCCGCGGGCTTCAGGGTGGGGCTGTGTTACGTTGAATGCGTTGCATGAACTGGGAAGACTCCCCGAGGTGTCCCTTCCGGGTGAAAACTGGCTGCACGCCCCTTACTTGTTCCTCAGATCATCCGCTCTCCCAGGGTCCTGA